The Thiohalobacter sp. DNA segment GAGCAGTTCCGCGGAAGCCAGCAGGGCGTCACGCTCGTCGTCCTCGCAGGCGACCTGGTATTCCTTTTCGAGGATGCGGATGGTGACCCCGCGCGGCTTGCTGCTCATGCGCTCTGCTCCATGGCCTTGAGGCGGTTGATCATGGCCTCCACCCGGGAGCGGGCCAGCTCGTTGCGTTCGATGAGCTGGGCGCGTTCGGAGGTGAGCATCTGTTGTTGGGCGCGCAGGGAACGGTTCTCTTCCTTGAGGCGCTCGACGGTGCGAATGAGTTCGTCGATACGCACCTCCAGGCGCTTAAGTTCCTGTTCTGCCATCTGTTGTGCGGTGTCCTTGGCCATGCGCACCACTATAGATCGCACCCTGCGGCCGGTCAATCCGCGGTCTGTGCGATAATGCGCCCGCCCTCCCGGGCGTTTTCCTGCTGTTCGAGGTCCGCCATGTCGGAAACCACCCAGCCCAGCTACGAAGATCTCGAGGCCACGCTCGGCCGCGCCGGCGCCGACCTCGATGCCGCCGAAACCCAGGCGCTGATGTGCGGCCTGTTCTGCGCCTCCGGTCGAATCGAACCGGCGCAGTGGCAGCCGGAGGTGTTCGGCGACGACTTCGACAGCCGCAATGTCGCGGTGCAGCAGGCCGACAAGACCCTGCGCCGGCTGGCCGAGGGCATTCGCAATGCCCTGTTCGACGGCGAACTCAACTTCCGTCTGCTCCTGCCCGCCGACGAGGCCCCGCTGGGCGACCGGGCCGAGGCACTGGGTGCCTGGTGCGAGGCCTTCCTCGCCGGACTCGGGCTGGGTGGCGTGTCCGAGGACAGGGTCCAGGCCGAGGAAGTCCGCGACCTGTTGCGTGATCTCGGCGAGATCGCGCGCGCCGGGCTGGAAGGGGAGAGCGGTGACGAGGCCGACGAACAGGCCTATGCCGAGATCGCCGAGTATGTTCGTGTCGGCGTCTTCTTCCTCTGCGAGACGCTGCAGCCGCTGACCGCGCCCCGGCATTTGCAGTAGCCGGGGCCGCGCGGCATCATCTCCCGCATCCTTCGGTTCAGGCCAGTCTCTCGATGAATATCAAGGAATTCGCGCGCCGCCGGCGTCAGCTGATGCGGATGATGGGCAAGGATGCGATCGCCATCCTGCCCACCGCCCCCGAGCACATCCGCAACCGCGACGTGGAATATCCCTTCCGCCCGGACAGCGACTTCTATTACCTCACCGGCTTTCCCGAGCCGCAGGCCGTGCTGGTCCTCATGCCCGGGCGCAGGGAGGGCGAGTGCGTGCTCTTTTGCCGCGACCGCGACCCGGAGCGCGAGACCTGGACCGGCCGCCGGGCCGGCCCCGAGGGCGCCATCGAGCGCTACGGCGCCGACGACGCCTTTCCCGTCACCGACATCGACGACATCCTGCCCGGCATGCTCGAGGGGCGTGACCGGGTGTTCTATACCATGGGCGTGCAGCCCGAGTTCGACCAGAAGCTGATCGGCTGGATCAATCGCCTGCGCGGCGGTGCCCGCGCCGGCCAGCGCACGCCGGACGAGTTCATCGCGCTGGAACACCTGGTGCACGACATGCGGCTGTACAAGAGCGCGGCCGAGCTGCGGGTCATGCGCAAGGCCGCGCGCATCAGCGCCGCTGCCCACTGCCGGGCCATGCAGGTCTGTCGTCCCGGCATGATGGAACACGAGATCGAGGCCGAGTTCGCCTGGGCCTTTCGCCGCGCCGGCTGCGAGCATGCCTATCCGCCCATCGTCGGCGGCGGCGAGAACGCCTGCATCCTGCACTACACCGAGAACAGCGCCGAACTGCGCGACGGCGACCTGCTGCTGATCGATGCCGGTGCCGAACTGGACTGTTATGCCTCGGACATCACCCGCACCTTTCCGGTCAACGGCCGTTTCAGCAAGCCCCAGCGGGCATTGTACGAACTGGTGCTGGCGGCGCAGAAGGCCGCCATCGCCAAGGTTCGTCCCGGCAACCACTGGAACGATCCCCACAAGGCGGCAGTGCGCGTGCTCACCCGCGGCCTGGTGAAGCTGGGCCTGCTCAAGGGCGATCCGGCCACGCTCATCCGCAAGGAAGCCTACCGGCGCTTCTACATGCACCGCACCGGGCACTGGCTGGGCATGGACGTGCACGATGTCGGCGACTACAAGGTCGGCGACCAGTGGCGGGTGCTGGAGCCGGGCATGGTGCTCACCGTCGAGCCCGGCCTCTACATCCCGCCCGGCAGCAAGGGCGTGGCGAAGAAGTGGTGGGGTATCGGCATCCGCATCGAGGACGACGTGGCGGTGACCCGCGACGGCTGCGAGGTGTTGAGCGACGGCGTGCCCAAGGACCCGGACGCCATCGAGGCGCTGATGGCGGGCGAGGCATGAGCGAGCGTTTCGACCTGGTGGTGGTCGGCGGCGGGCTGGTGGGTGCCAGCCTGGTGTGCGCGCTGGCCGGCCAGGGGCTGCGCATGGCGCTGGTCGAGGCGCAGCCGCTGAAGGTTGCGGACCTGCCCGGCTATGACGACCGGGGCATCGCGCTGGCCGCCGGCTCGCAGCGCATCTTCGCGGGCATGGGCCTGTGGCCGGCGCTGGCCGATGCCGCCACCCCCATCCGCCGCATCCATGTTTCCGACCGGGGTCGCTTCGGCTTCGTGCGCCTGGACGCCGCCGACGAGGGCGTGCCGGCGCTGGGCCAGGTGGCGCTGGCGCGCGACCTGGGTGCGGTGCTGCTGGAACGCCTCGCGGATCTGGATGAGGTCACCCTGTTTGCCCCGGCCCGGGTGGCGGACTTCGGCGTCGACGGCGAGGGCGCGCGGCTGACCCTGGACACCGGCGGCGGCACGCAGACGATCGAGGCGCGGCTGGTGGTGGCCGCCGACGGTACCCGCTCGGCACTGCGCGACCAGCTCGGTATCGCCACCACCGAATGGGACTATGGCCAGAGTGCCGTGATCGCCAACGTCACGCCGCAGCTGCCGCACGAAGGCGTCGCCTACGAACGCTTCACCGACACCGGCCCGGTGGCCCTGCTGCCGATGAGCCAGGGGCGCTGCGCGCTGGTGTGGACGGTGCCGGCCGACCGGGTGGAGGCGGTGATGGCGCTGGACGATGCGGCCTTTCTGGATGGCCTGCAGGCGCGCTTCGGCCAGCGGCTGGGGCGGCTGGAGCGGGTCGGCCGGCGCAGCGCCTATCCCCTGCGGCTGGTGCGCGCGAAGGCGGCACTGGGGCCGCGGCTGGCGCTGATCGGCAATGCCGCGCACACCCTGCATCCCATTGCCGGCCAGGGTTTCAACCTCGGGCTGCGCGACGTCGCGGCCCTGGCCGAGGTGCTGGCCGAGGCGCGCCGCGCCGGCGAGGACCCCGGCGCGCCGGAGGTGCTGGCGCGCTATGCGCGCTGGCGCCAGGCCGACCAGCGCCGGGTGGTCGCCTTCACCGATGGCCTCAACCGCCTGTTCGCCAATCCGCTGCCGCCGGTGGCCTGCGCGCGTGATCTGGGCATGCTGGCGCTTGACCTGCTGCCGGTCGCCAAGCGGGGCTTCGGGCGGCTGGCCATGGGCCGCGCCGGCCGCCTGCCGCGCCTGGCCCGCGGCCTGCCGCTGGGCGAGGTGTGCGCGTGAGTGCGCTCTCGCGCAGCGAGGTGCTGGTCGCCGGCGGCGGCTGTGTCGGCGGCACCCTGGCCTGTGCCCTGGCGCAGGCGGGGGTGGCCACCACCCTGATCGAGGCGCAGCCGCCGCGTGGCCCCTGGGCCGCGGACAGCGTCGACCTGCGGGTGTACGCCATCAGCCGCGCCTCCCAGGCCATCTTCGAACACCTCGGGATCTGGGACGAGATCCTCGACGCGGGCGCCTGCCCCTACGAGCGCATGCAGGTGTGGGATGCCGGCGGTGGCGGCGAGATCCGCTTCGATGCCGCCGACATCGGCGAGCCGGTGCTGGGGCACATCATCGAGGAACGGGTGATCGTGCGGGCGCTGGAGGGGCTGGCGCAGCGCAGCGAGGCGTTGACAGTCGAGCGGCCCGCCCGGGTCACGGATCTGGCCCGCGAGCCGGATGCCGTCCGCGTGCGGCTCGACGACGGCCGCTGGCGGGAGGCGACCCTGCTGGTCGGCGCCGACGGCCGCGCGTCGCGGGTACGCCAGCTCGCCGGCATCGGCGTCGACGCCCACGACTACCGCCAGCAGGCCATCGTCTGCGTGGTGGAGACCGAGCGCCCGCACCAGGCCACGGCCTGGCAGCGCTTCCTGCCCACCGGGCCGCTGGCCTTCCTGCCGCTGCGGCGGGGCCGTTGTTCCATCGTCTGGTCGACCACGCCCGAGGACGCCGAGGTGCTGCTGGCGCTCGACGAGGCGAGCTTCGCCGAACGGCTGGGGGCGGCCTTCGAGCATCGGCTGGGTGCCATCACCGCGGTCGGCGAACGGGTCGCCTTCCCGCTGGCCCGCCAGCATGCCGAGCACTATGTCGCCGAGCGGATCGCGCTGGTCGGCGACGCCGCCCATGTCATTCATCCGCTGGCCGGCCAGGGCGTCAATCTCGGCCTGCTGGACGCGGCCGCACTGGCCGAGATCGTGGCCGACACCCGCCGCCGGCGCCGCGATCCGGGGCGCCTGCACGGCCTGCGTCGCTACGAGCGCTGG contains these protein-coding regions:
- a CDS encoding TIGR02449 family protein: MAEQELKRLEVRIDELIRTVERLKEENRSLRAQQQMLTSERAQLIERNELARSRVEAMINRLKAMEQSA
- the pepP gene encoding Xaa-Pro aminopeptidase; amino-acid sequence: MNIKEFARRRRQLMRMMGKDAIAILPTAPEHIRNRDVEYPFRPDSDFYYLTGFPEPQAVLVLMPGRREGECVLFCRDRDPERETWTGRRAGPEGAIERYGADDAFPVTDIDDILPGMLEGRDRVFYTMGVQPEFDQKLIGWINRLRGGARAGQRTPDEFIALEHLVHDMRLYKSAAELRVMRKAARISAAAHCRAMQVCRPGMMEHEIEAEFAWAFRRAGCEHAYPPIVGGGENACILHYTENSAELRDGDLLLIDAGAELDCYASDITRTFPVNGRFSKPQRALYELVLAAQKAAIAKVRPGNHWNDPHKAAVRVLTRGLVKLGLLKGDPATLIRKEAYRRFYMHRTGHWLGMDVHDVGDYKVGDQWRVLEPGMVLTVEPGLYIPPGSKGVAKKWWGIGIRIEDDVAVTRDGCEVLSDGVPKDPDAIEALMAGEA
- a CDS encoding UbiH/UbiF/VisC/COQ6 family ubiquinone biosynthesis hydroxylase — encoded protein: MSALSRSEVLVAGGGCVGGTLACALAQAGVATTLIEAQPPRGPWAADSVDLRVYAISRASQAIFEHLGIWDEILDAGACPYERMQVWDAGGGGEIRFDAADIGEPVLGHIIEERVIVRALEGLAQRSEALTVERPARVTDLAREPDAVRVRLDDGRWREATLLVGADGRASRVRQLAGIGVDAHDYRQQAIVCVVETERPHQATAWQRFLPTGPLAFLPLRRGRCSIVWSTTPEDAEVLLALDEASFAERLGAAFEHRLGAITAVGERVAFPLARQHAEHYVAERIALVGDAAHVIHPLAGQGVNLGLLDAAALAEIVADTRRRRRDPGRLHGLRRYERWRRGDNLAMMWAMDGFKRLFGSRNPLLAGARNLGLGLVDRAGPLKTPLMRQAMGLAGDLPRMADARYHRGKMQEAGYK
- the ubiH gene encoding 2-octaprenyl-6-methoxyphenyl hydroxylase: MSERFDLVVVGGGLVGASLVCALAGQGLRMALVEAQPLKVADLPGYDDRGIALAAGSQRIFAGMGLWPALADAATPIRRIHVSDRGRFGFVRLDAADEGVPALGQVALARDLGAVLLERLADLDEVTLFAPARVADFGVDGEGARLTLDTGGGTQTIEARLVVAADGTRSALRDQLGIATTEWDYGQSAVIANVTPQLPHEGVAYERFTDTGPVALLPMSQGRCALVWTVPADRVEAVMALDDAAFLDGLQARFGQRLGRLERVGRRSAYPLRLVRAKAALGPRLALIGNAAHTLHPIAGQGFNLGLRDVAALAEVLAEARRAGEDPGAPEVLARYARWRQADQRRVVAFTDGLNRLFANPLPPVACARDLGMLALDLLPVAKRGFGRLAMGRAGRLPRLARGLPLGEVCA
- a CDS encoding UPF0149 family protein; protein product: MSETTQPSYEDLEATLGRAGADLDAAETQALMCGLFCASGRIEPAQWQPEVFGDDFDSRNVAVQQADKTLRRLAEGIRNALFDGELNFRLLLPADEAPLGDRAEALGAWCEAFLAGLGLGGVSEDRVQAEEVRDLLRDLGEIARAGLEGESGDEADEQAYAEIAEYVRVGVFFLCETLQPLTAPRHLQ